The Bremerella cremea genome includes a window with the following:
- the tmk gene encoding dTMP kinase: MTQTNAVRPLFLSFDGIDGAGKSTQRDLLTQWLGEQGHDVVLCRDPGTTEAGERVRDLLLHRKELDLHPRTEMLLYMAARAQLVDDVVRPAIAAGKTVLCDRYLLANIAYQGHASGLELEDVRSVGKVAVDHVMPDLTILLDLPEDVAFPRLGKNLDRMEAKGVAFMHRVREGFLKEAEVYPHVVVVDAAQSIDAIQTAIRSAVTKRLKELAR; the protein is encoded by the coding sequence ATGACCCAAACCAATGCAGTACGCCCATTATTCCTCTCCTTCGATGGTATCGATGGTGCAGGCAAATCGACGCAGCGCGACCTGTTGACCCAGTGGCTTGGCGAGCAAGGACACGATGTGGTCCTGTGCCGTGATCCTGGTACGACCGAGGCTGGAGAGCGCGTGCGCGACTTGCTGCTGCATCGTAAAGAGCTTGATCTGCATCCGCGAACCGAAATGCTTTTGTACATGGCAGCCCGGGCTCAATTGGTGGACGATGTCGTTCGTCCGGCCATAGCGGCTGGCAAGACGGTTTTGTGCGATCGTTACCTATTGGCGAATATCGCTTACCAAGGGCATGCCTCCGGACTCGAGCTAGAAGACGTACGTAGCGTTGGCAAAGTGGCCGTCGACCACGTAATGCCCGATCTGACCATCCTGTTAGATCTTCCTGAAGACGTTGCTTTCCCTCGCCTGGGTAAGAATCTCGACCGAATGGAAGCCAAAGGGGTGGCCTTTATGCACCGCGTGCGAGAAGGTTTCCTCAAAGAAGCCGAAGTCTACCCGCACGTGGTGGTGGTCGATGCTGCCCAATCGATTGATGCAATCCAAACAGCCATCCGCTCGGCGGTTACAAAGCGGCTAAAGGAGTTGGCTCGATGA
- a CDS encoding helix-turn-helix transcriptional regulator has product MNLAKIQRLLKLLQLLQGGRPQNVNSMADACGVSRRTIFRDLETLRAAGVPLAFDSEGSRFHIPETYFLAPTNLSSEEALSVMVLCHELGDGTGLPYYSSARRAATKLENSLPEHMKRQLREISNSVEIKLNPVNQPEEAHSAYQTLVDASGHRRNVRIEYHSIFDGDTIQTKLSPYKLLFSRHSWYVIGRSSIHRAVRTFKVNRIEQITMLDDTFEIPQNFQVDRFLRNAWHMIPEPGPDQQIVIRFDPLVAQNVAEVQWHKTQQVHWNDDGSINYEVTVSGIREISWWILGYGSRAKVLQPDSLKELIADHARKIIENYQS; this is encoded by the coding sequence ATGAATCTGGCCAAAATCCAACGCCTGCTAAAACTGCTGCAACTTCTTCAGGGTGGCAGGCCGCAAAACGTTAATTCGATGGCCGATGCGTGCGGCGTAAGCCGGCGTACAATCTTTCGAGACCTGGAAACTTTGCGAGCGGCCGGCGTGCCGCTCGCTTTCGATTCTGAAGGTAGCCGGTTTCACATCCCTGAAACTTACTTCCTTGCCCCCACCAACTTAAGCTCGGAAGAAGCCCTCTCGGTAATGGTCTTGTGCCACGAACTAGGTGACGGCACCGGGCTGCCCTACTACTCTTCCGCTCGCCGCGCAGCTACCAAGCTGGAAAACAGCCTACCGGAACACATGAAGCGGCAGCTTCGTGAAATTTCGAACTCGGTAGAAATCAAACTCAATCCAGTTAACCAACCCGAAGAAGCCCACTCGGCCTACCAAACGCTCGTCGACGCCTCGGGGCACCGCCGCAACGTGCGGATCGAGTACCACAGTATCTTTGATGGCGATACGATTCAAACCAAGCTTTCCCCCTATAAGCTGCTGTTCAGTCGTCACAGTTGGTACGTCATCGGTCGAAGCTCGATTCACCGCGCTGTGCGGACATTTAAAGTCAACCGCATCGAACAAATCACGATGCTTGACGACACGTTCGAGATTCCCCAGAACTTCCAGGTCGATCGCTTCCTTCGTAACGCCTGGCACATGATCCCCGAGCCTGGCCCGGATCAACAGATCGTTATTCGCTTCGATCCGCTGGTCGCCCAAAACGTGGCAGAAGTCCAGTGGCACAAGACGCAACAGGTTCACTGGAACGACGACGGCAGCATCAATTACGAAGTCACCGTTTCCGGGATTCGTGAAATCAGTTGGTGGATCCTTGGCTACGGGAGCCGGGCCAAGGTGCTGCAACCCGACTCGTTAAAAGAACTGATTGCCGATCACGCTCGTAAAATCATCGAGAACTACCAGTCCTAG
- a CDS encoding TolC family protein, protein MKTQFHKAWILVLIGTMIFTGCQPTQPFYFKESGDLSLYLDKATDIEYADVDHDRLTEVENSEAPFTISDPFEMDESKIWNLSLEEAVANSLKNSKAIRTAGGNAVFRVIPGTTLTSDAIPTSLTVRNDAIPTIYDPALVSTDPQFGVEAALSEFDAQMNANFNWDRVDRPQNYQTGNPFFVSQFGQNLFTGNLELTKKAATGTRWFLRQNNTYDYNNRTSLIYPSSWLANVEMEARHPLLRGSGVQVNRVNVMLARIREDVSIADFETNIRNLVSDVEEAYWQLYFAYHNLEAAKIGRDSALVTWRRVYALKVNGAEGGEAEKEAQAMQQYFEFRSRTESALRDLYKAEGSLRYFMGLAATDGRLIRPATEPTDAWVQFDWFDIHNEALARSPELRRQGWRIKQREIEMITARNQLLPQLDVVGLYRFLGLGDQLISGNRDGKNFNQVGSKAWDVLTEGNFQEYTLGAQFSMPIGFRKELAGVRNVQLQIARAKAVMEDMELEVSHLLTDTIRDLDSNYNLVQSNLNRLIAADREVDSVQAAYDTGTVTLDLLLDAQRRRSDAQIAYFQSLVGYNIAIKDVHMRKGSLLDYNGVYLAEGPWPEKAYFDAQGHARRRSASHYIDYGYTRPAVISRGPVPQGSSGLGFTEDSTIIHDHVISEDGEEIQTPTPAKTPTSLEAVSLEPPTTTKVARSSPQSKSELDWNKLGLTKLVSEVRESKSTPQPISAAKSASRRITESASHESGQNPTPAKTAATSSGWQAAKR, encoded by the coding sequence ATGAAAACCCAGTTCCATAAAGCCTGGATACTTGTGCTAATTGGCACCATGATCTTTACGGGCTGCCAACCGACTCAACCATTTTACTTTAAAGAGTCGGGGGACCTGAGCCTCTATTTAGATAAGGCAACCGACATCGAATACGCCGATGTCGATCACGATCGCCTCACCGAGGTGGAGAATTCTGAGGCTCCATTTACGATTTCCGATCCATTCGAGATGGACGAATCGAAGATTTGGAACCTAAGCCTTGAGGAAGCGGTCGCCAATTCGCTGAAGAACAGCAAGGCCATCCGCACCGCTGGCGGTAATGCCGTGTTCCGGGTGATCCCAGGCACGACTCTGACATCGGATGCCATTCCGACTTCGCTAACAGTGCGAAACGATGCCATTCCGACGATCTACGATCCAGCCTTGGTTTCGACCGATCCCCAGTTCGGCGTTGAAGCAGCTTTGTCTGAATTCGATGCTCAGATGAACGCCAACTTCAACTGGGACCGCGTCGACCGTCCGCAAAACTACCAGACCGGCAACCCGTTCTTCGTCTCCCAGTTTGGCCAGAACCTGTTCACCGGCAATCTGGAATTGACCAAGAAGGCTGCCACCGGTACGCGTTGGTTTTTGCGACAAAACAACACCTACGATTACAACAACCGAACCAGCTTGATCTACCCTAGCTCGTGGTTGGCGAACGTTGAAATGGAAGCTCGCCATCCGTTGTTGCGAGGCAGCGGCGTTCAGGTCAATCGCGTGAATGTGATGCTGGCTCGTATCCGAGAAGACGTTAGCATTGCTGACTTCGAGACCAATATCCGCAACCTGGTCAGCGACGTGGAAGAAGCCTACTGGCAGCTCTACTTCGCCTATCACAATCTGGAAGCAGCTAAGATCGGTCGCGACAGTGCCCTGGTAACTTGGCGTCGTGTGTATGCGTTGAAGGTCAACGGTGCCGAAGGGGGCGAGGCCGAAAAAGAAGCCCAGGCCATGCAACAATACTTCGAGTTCCGCAGCCGCACCGAAAGTGCCTTGCGAGACCTATACAAAGCGGAAGGGAGCCTGCGTTACTTCATGGGCTTGGCCGCCACCGATGGAAGACTGATACGTCCGGCCACCGAGCCAACCGACGCCTGGGTGCAATTCGATTGGTTCGATATCCACAACGAAGCCCTAGCCCGCAGCCCCGAACTTCGCCGCCAAGGCTGGCGAATCAAGCAGCGGGAAATCGAAATGATCACCGCCCGCAACCAGTTATTGCCTCAATTAGACGTGGTCGGCTTGTACCGCTTCCTTGGTCTGGGCGATCAACTGATCAGCGGTAACCGCGACGGCAAAAACTTCAACCAAGTTGGCAGCAAAGCATGGGACGTGCTGACGGAAGGCAACTTTCAGGAATACACCCTCGGGGCTCAGTTCTCGATGCCGATCGGCTTCCGCAAGGAACTCGCTGGCGTCCGCAATGTCCAATTGCAAATCGCCCGAGCGAAAGCGGTTATGGAAGATATGGAACTGGAAGTTTCGCACCTGCTGACCGACACCATCCGCGATCTCGACTCGAACTACAACTTGGTTCAATCCAACCTTAACCGTTTGATTGCTGCCGATCGTGAAGTCGATTCGGTTCAAGCAGCCTACGATACCGGTACCGTGACGCTCGACCTGTTACTCGATGCCCAGCGTCGCCGTAGCGATGCTCAAATCGCTTACTTCCAATCGTTGGTGGGCTACAACATCGCGATCAAGGACGTTCACATGCGAAAGGGAAGCTTGCTCGATTACAACGGTGTGTACCTGGCAGAAGGCCCATGGCCAGAAAAGGCTTACTTCGACGCCCAGGGGCATGCCCGACGCCGCTCGGCCAGCCACTACATCGACTACGGTTACACTCGCCCAGCGGTTATCAGCCGCGGACCAGTTCCCCAAGGATCGAGCGGGTTGGGTTTCACTGAAGATAGCACGATCATCCACGACCATGTGATCTCGGAAGATGGTGAGGAAATCCAAACACCAACTCCCGCTAAGACGCCCACATCGTTAGAAGCGGTTAGCCTAGAGCCACCAACCACAACCAAAGTAGCTCGTAGTTCGCCCCAATCGAAATCAGAGCTCGATTGGAATAAACTAGGACTAACCAAATTGGTTTCTGAAGTCCGCGAATCAAAGAGCACGCCACAGCCGATCTCGGCTGCCAAGTCTGCTTCGCGACGCATCACTGAGTCTGCTTCGCATGAATCTGGCCAAAATCCAACGCCTGCTAAAACTGCTGCAACTTCTTCAGGGTGGCAGGCCGCAAAACGTTAA
- a CDS encoding ferritin-like domain-containing protein, whose translation MPMQDLADAFYDELRDIYHAEKQLLKALPKMAKKASKQDLAQAFKEHLEETKEHVQRAEQAFEETGKAARAKKCEAMAGLIKEADEMMKEEADPEVMDAILIALAQKVEHYEIATYGTLCTWAKVLGYTKAKDLLGQNLKDEESADKKLTKLSRKINVNAMA comes from the coding sequence ATGCCAATGCAAGACCTTGCCGACGCATTCTACGACGAACTCCGTGACATTTATCATGCGGAGAAACAACTTCTCAAGGCACTTCCCAAGATGGCTAAGAAGGCATCCAAACAAGACCTCGCCCAAGCATTCAAGGAACACCTTGAAGAAACGAAAGAACACGTCCAGCGAGCAGAACAGGCCTTCGAGGAAACCGGCAAGGCTGCGCGTGCCAAGAAGTGCGAAGCCATGGCCGGCTTGATTAAAGAAGCTGACGAAATGATGAAGGAAGAGGCCGATCCCGAAGTAATGGACGCGATCCTGATCGCTCTGGCCCAAAAGGTCGAGCACTACGAGATTGCCACCTACGGCACCCTTTGCACCTGGGCTAAAGTGCTTGGCTACACCAAAGCCAAAGACCTGCTTGGCCAGAACCTGAAAGACGAAGAATCAGCCGACAAGAAGCTGACGAAGCTTTCCCGTAAGATCAACGTCAACGCAATGGCCTAA
- the pilM gene encoding pilus assembly protein PilM translates to MAVGKAVWGIDIGQSAVKALKCRMHEDGFWMVAEAFDYIEYPSPLNQAGAGSEGLVKDALREFLSRNDIRNDTVSISVPGQAGLARFFKAPPVEAKRIADIVKYEAKQQIPFPLEDVIWDYQPMPGAHEEEGISLETEIGIFAMKRDQIFRSLQPYLDTGIDVDFVQLSPICLYNFVSNDQLTVNPLKETYDPANQPESYVVVSMGTETTDLVITNGFRVWQRSLPIGGNHFTKQLTKELKLTFAKAEHLKRHASEAENAKLVFQAMRPVFNDLVTEIQRSIGFFQTLDRKAKISRIIPIGNGMKLPGLIPYLGKNLGYDVVELEGYQKLTGTDVTASPTFRENMLSFATCYGLCLQGLQKSALRTNLLPQEILVDRLVRQKKPWAVAAVAALLAACALNFGFHWRAYSAAHIPEFDQGLSAISTVQSRSSGFTSTDTTLLSEKENLEMIGRYVVGNEENRRLWPELMKAITTALPVDPDVPPGQVSQKPLDQRPDLEISSIESQYFPDLSLWYSDAVKQKYAATLENRKAILRRESEGEEASPPIDEEIAAEETETVEKTKPVAEGDGAAPTIDPEDAQLTAAEAEANVELDESEVEPEDELAGPTAEESGWIIELTGRHLHNSKSARENAGAQYVRNTLIDQLDRGFVELINDKNEPELVSMKELGISHPIIAIDKVPEETDWPNPDYEPPAGGIGGAEGYDMYGGGGAMQNPMDPDAEPPAPPTIRVKVYYFKVQFCWRETPLSKRLEARRAAEQAAADEAEANAPLTDDVETEN, encoded by the coding sequence ATGGCTGTTGGTAAAGCCGTATGGGGCATCGACATCGGTCAAAGTGCTGTGAAAGCATTGAAATGCCGTATGCACGAAGACGGATTCTGGATGGTAGCCGAGGCGTTCGACTACATCGAATACCCGAGCCCCTTGAATCAGGCTGGTGCCGGTTCGGAAGGGCTCGTTAAAGACGCGTTGCGTGAGTTTCTGTCTCGCAACGATATCCGTAACGATACCGTCAGTATTTCCGTGCCTGGTCAGGCTGGGTTGGCTCGATTCTTCAAAGCTCCGCCAGTCGAAGCGAAGCGAATCGCCGACATCGTGAAATACGAAGCGAAGCAACAGATCCCGTTTCCGTTGGAAGATGTGATCTGGGACTATCAGCCCATGCCAGGGGCACACGAGGAAGAAGGGATCTCGCTAGAGACCGAAATCGGTATCTTTGCGATGAAGCGAGACCAGATTTTCCGCTCGCTGCAGCCTTACCTAGATACCGGTATCGATGTCGATTTTGTCCAGCTCTCGCCGATCTGCTTGTACAACTTCGTTTCCAACGACCAGCTAACGGTCAACCCGCTTAAAGAAACGTACGATCCGGCCAATCAGCCGGAATCGTATGTCGTTGTCTCGATGGGGACCGAAACAACGGACTTGGTGATTACCAATGGTTTCCGTGTATGGCAGCGTAGCTTGCCCATTGGTGGTAATCACTTCACCAAACAGTTAACCAAAGAGTTGAAGCTGACCTTCGCCAAAGCAGAACATCTCAAGCGACACGCTTCCGAAGCGGAAAACGCGAAGTTGGTTTTCCAAGCGATGCGGCCAGTGTTTAACGACTTGGTTACCGAAATTCAGCGTTCGATCGGGTTCTTCCAGACTTTGGACCGCAAGGCCAAGATCTCACGAATTATCCCGATTGGTAACGGCATGAAGTTGCCTGGGTTGATTCCCTATTTGGGGAAGAATCTTGGTTACGACGTTGTCGAACTCGAGGGCTATCAAAAGCTAACGGGAACGGATGTCACCGCTTCGCCAACGTTCCGCGAAAACATGCTGTCCTTCGCGACCTGCTACGGTTTGTGCTTGCAAGGTTTGCAGAAGTCGGCCTTGCGAACCAATTTGCTGCCCCAAGAGATTCTCGTCGACCGTTTAGTTCGGCAGAAAAAGCCTTGGGCAGTCGCAGCCGTCGCGGCTTTGCTGGCTGCCTGTGCATTGAATTTTGGGTTCCATTGGCGTGCCTACAGCGCAGCGCATATCCCTGAGTTCGATCAAGGCTTAAGCGCAATTAGCACGGTGCAAAGCAGAAGCTCAGGGTTCACGTCGACCGATACGACCTTGTTGAGCGAGAAAGAAAATCTCGAAATGATCGGTCGGTATGTTGTCGGCAACGAAGAAAACCGCCGACTCTGGCCCGAGTTAATGAAGGCAATTACGACTGCCCTGCCGGTAGATCCCGATGTGCCACCAGGCCAGGTTTCGCAGAAGCCGTTGGATCAGCGGCCAGATTTAGAAATTTCCAGCATCGAATCACAATACTTCCCCGATTTATCGCTGTGGTATTCCGACGCGGTTAAGCAGAAGTACGCCGCGACCCTGGAAAATCGCAAAGCCATTTTGCGACGTGAAAGTGAAGGGGAAGAAGCGTCGCCTCCCATCGACGAAGAAATCGCTGCGGAAGAAACCGAGACGGTTGAGAAGACAAAGCCCGTTGCCGAAGGGGACGGGGCAGCCCCCACGATCGATCCTGAAGACGCTCAGCTAACGGCGGCAGAAGCCGAGGCGAATGTCGAGCTGGATGAATCAGAAGTTGAGCCTGAGGATGAATTGGCGGGCCCCACTGCGGAAGAAAGTGGCTGGATCATCGAATTGACTGGCCGTCACTTGCACAACAGTAAAAGTGCTCGTGAGAACGCTGGGGCTCAGTACGTGCGAAATACGTTGATCGATCAACTCGATCGCGGGTTCGTGGAATTGATTAACGACAAAAACGAGCCGGAACTGGTATCGATGAAGGAATTGGGGATTTCTCACCCCATCATCGCTATCGATAAGGTGCCAGAGGAAACGGATTGGCCCAATCCCGACTATGAACCGCCAGCCGGTGGGATTGGTGGCGCCGAAGGTTACGACATGTATGGCGGTGGCGGTGCCATGCAAAACCCGATGGATCCTGACGCCGAGCCTCCGGCTCCGCCCACCATCCGGGTGAAAGTGTACTATTTCAAGGTTCAATTCTGCTGGCGAGAGACGCCTCTCTCGAAGCGTTTAGAGGCTCGCCGGGCTGCGGAACAAGCAGCAGCCGATGAAGCTGAAGCCAATGCTCCTCTTACCGATGATGTGGAAACGGAGAACTAA
- a CDS encoding general secretion pathway protein GspD, with product MNLATRVLTVGLAAVVLIGTGKGVVANPLTEIQLVTSMSATGQLQGSSLEKRKQGELLQQARAAMQQGDLAKAEELIERSRAFNVPTASAYSEDDTPEKATKALQELKAVQANPDYLGQKLMGQSPDKSQQMATEALARGKDALKSGQRGAAMNYYELALKHGGPDFRSSQYSVAAFRHDLEQAGLQTSITSGGAVNPAMARLPQINEPAAPATTNNPYTAAVNPQGNADTARRLLLQARMELAKGNVALAEKLVGQVKALGLVYPAHQDSPDNVDYLIRKLNQIAASPVGPQSAFQFGETMLHQAEGLMLYGQYDIAEQMTRQVESMHLDFKQARVSPERLLTEINRRRSGANGSSPVSPSLPQTAGGDARTNEQAILVQAKTALDRGDVGTAEAFAKQAASLGNRNYQEGDLRADLLLLEVQRAKAASPIRHAGATQGIGGVGFPVAQGVYRPEGDDTRNVPASAQGGATGEAGTRYLHEGEQALVSGDKVKARKLFEEAWKYENQLDPNSRQRLQDYLQRQTNPITSGVAQTSGPSPLGEIDARQQVLQQQMIAEVTREQSMADALREFNPKEGLEKLKTVRATVEQSSIDAVAKKQLLARVDRSIESLENYIDINKSQIELDERNAAIDAQIKNERDLHLEVNQKLAQMVEQFNELMEQQRWQEAEVIARQAREMDPQNPVVETLVWKSKFARRFAQINAMKDDREQGFWQAMHNTDLASIPFDDNNPYQFGHTAKEWDDMTLARQKALMEQSQLSEDEVEIRKALKTKVDVKFERQSLQSVMETLGNMAGINVQLDPRGLQAEGVTYDTEITISMQQAVRLESALNHILEPLRLSYVIRDEALVITSESFRSRNTYSKVYSVADLVLPIPNFVPSYNMGLPGAIKAAYESQGLTGGGSAIPGGPSPSPLFAQNQDMSNPNVLAQMPQGGFIPGLGSGQTVSGQPQGNMGFGPGSGIGGAGGFGGGVQPDFDSLIELITTTVEPDSWEELGGPGSVAPFATNLSLVVSQTQEVHDRLADLLEQLRRLQDLQVTIEVRFITLNDNFFERIGVDFDFDIADNTDGNLSGSPSVTVGWDGQTTTPDLDLQFMQQTFGNSIPAIGGLTGSAGATFGFAMLSDIETYFFVNAAQGDLRSNVMQAPKVTLFNGQTAFVSDTTQTPFVTSVVPVVGDFAAAQQPVIVVLNEGTSLSVQAVVSPDRRFVRLTLVPFFSRIGDVQEFTFEGSSTTRSDSTVENPDSADGGTKTDNTEDVNTGTTIQLPQFSFVTVSTTVSVPDGGTVLLGGIKRLSEERRERGIPVFSKLPYINRLFRNVGIGRETQSLMMMVTPRIIIQEEEEARLGFTP from the coding sequence TTGAATTTGGCCACGCGTGTGCTAACCGTCGGTCTCGCCGCCGTCGTGTTAATTGGCACTGGGAAAGGGGTCGTCGCAAATCCGTTGACCGAGATACAACTCGTCACGTCGATGTCGGCGACAGGTCAACTACAAGGATCATCGCTAGAGAAGCGGAAGCAGGGCGAACTGCTTCAGCAAGCTCGTGCTGCTATGCAGCAGGGTGATCTCGCCAAGGCAGAGGAACTTATCGAACGTTCAAGAGCGTTCAACGTTCCGACGGCTTCCGCTTACAGCGAAGACGACACGCCGGAAAAGGCAACCAAGGCTCTGCAAGAGCTCAAAGCCGTCCAAGCGAACCCAGATTATCTTGGCCAGAAGCTGATGGGACAGTCGCCAGACAAGTCACAGCAGATGGCTACAGAAGCTCTGGCTCGTGGAAAGGATGCTTTGAAGAGTGGTCAACGCGGTGCCGCGATGAACTACTACGAACTGGCACTGAAGCATGGCGGTCCCGACTTCCGGAGCAGCCAATATTCGGTCGCCGCCTTCCGCCACGACCTGGAACAAGCTGGATTGCAGACCTCTATCACCAGTGGTGGTGCTGTGAACCCAGCTATGGCTCGTTTGCCGCAAATCAACGAACCTGCCGCTCCGGCGACAACCAACAATCCTTACACGGCTGCCGTTAACCCTCAGGGTAACGCGGACACCGCTCGCCGCTTGTTGTTGCAAGCTCGAATGGAGTTGGCCAAAGGGAATGTCGCTTTAGCTGAAAAGCTCGTTGGCCAAGTTAAAGCATTGGGGCTCGTTTATCCGGCTCATCAAGATTCGCCGGACAATGTCGACTACTTGATTCGCAAGCTGAATCAAATTGCTGCCAGCCCGGTCGGCCCACAATCGGCCTTCCAATTCGGCGAGACCATGTTGCACCAAGCAGAAGGTCTGATGCTGTACGGGCAGTATGACATTGCCGAGCAGATGACTCGTCAAGTGGAATCGATGCACCTCGACTTTAAGCAAGCCCGAGTTTCCCCCGAACGCTTGTTGACCGAGATCAATCGTCGACGCAGTGGTGCAAATGGCTCCTCCCCGGTTAGCCCCAGCCTACCGCAAACGGCTGGTGGCGATGCCCGAACAAATGAACAAGCGATTCTGGTTCAAGCCAAGACCGCACTTGATCGTGGTGATGTTGGCACAGCGGAAGCTTTCGCTAAACAAGCGGCATCGCTGGGTAACCGAAACTACCAAGAAGGCGACCTTCGTGCTGACCTGTTGTTGTTGGAAGTCCAACGAGCCAAGGCAGCCAGCCCGATTCGTCATGCTGGGGCGACACAAGGCATCGGTGGTGTAGGCTTCCCGGTTGCTCAAGGTGTGTACCGTCCGGAAGGTGACGATACACGCAATGTGCCGGCTTCCGCTCAAGGTGGTGCTACCGGAGAAGCTGGTACTCGTTACCTGCACGAAGGAGAGCAAGCTCTGGTTTCCGGCGACAAGGTCAAAGCTCGCAAGTTGTTCGAGGAAGCTTGGAAGTACGAAAACCAACTCGATCCTAATTCACGTCAACGCCTGCAAGACTACCTACAGCGTCAAACCAACCCGATTACCTCCGGTGTCGCTCAGACCAGCGGTCCTTCGCCTCTAGGTGAAATCGATGCTCGTCAGCAGGTTTTGCAACAGCAGATGATTGCCGAGGTCACTCGCGAACAATCGATGGCTGATGCTCTGCGAGAGTTCAACCCGAAGGAAGGTTTGGAGAAGCTGAAAACGGTCCGTGCAACCGTCGAACAATCGTCGATCGACGCTGTGGCCAAGAAACAGTTGCTCGCTCGTGTCGATCGAAGTATCGAATCGCTCGAGAACTACATCGACATTAACAAGTCGCAGATCGAACTGGACGAACGCAATGCTGCGATTGATGCCCAGATCAAGAATGAACGCGACCTGCATTTGGAAGTCAACCAGAAGCTGGCCCAAATGGTCGAACAGTTCAACGAACTAATGGAACAGCAACGTTGGCAAGAAGCGGAAGTGATTGCCCGCCAGGCTCGCGAAATGGATCCTCAGAATCCAGTCGTTGAAACCTTGGTGTGGAAGTCGAAGTTCGCTCGTCGCTTTGCTCAGATCAATGCGATGAAGGATGACCGAGAACAAGGTTTCTGGCAGGCGATGCACAACACCGACCTGGCTTCGATTCCGTTCGACGACAACAATCCCTACCAATTTGGTCACACTGCCAAGGAATGGGACGACATGACTTTGGCTCGGCAGAAGGCCCTCATGGAGCAGTCGCAGCTCTCCGAGGACGAAGTCGAGATCCGTAAGGCATTGAAGACCAAGGTCGACGTCAAGTTCGAGCGTCAATCGCTGCAGAGCGTGATGGAAACCCTAGGCAACATGGCCGGTATCAACGTGCAGTTGGATCCTCGCGGTCTTCAGGCTGAAGGGGTGACTTACGACACGGAAATCACCATCAGCATGCAACAAGCTGTCCGTCTGGAAAGTGCATTGAATCACATTCTCGAACCGCTTCGGTTGAGCTACGTGATTCGAGATGAAGCATTGGTAATCACCAGTGAATCGTTCCGCAGCCGCAATACCTACTCGAAGGTGTACAGTGTCGCGGACTTGGTTCTGCCGATTCCGAACTTCGTGCCTAGCTACAACATGGGTCTGCCGGGTGCAATTAAAGCTGCCTATGAAAGCCAAGGGCTGACTGGCGGTGGTTCGGCCATTCCTGGTGGTCCTAGCCCATCTCCGTTGTTCGCTCAGAATCAGGACATGAGCAACCCCAATGTGCTCGCTCAGATGCCACAAGGCGGGTTCATCCCCGGTTTGGGCAGCGGCCAAACGGTTTCTGGTCAGCCACAAGGTAACATGGGCTTCGGTCCTGGCAGCGGTATCGGTGGAGCAGGCGGTTTTGGTGGTGGCGTTCAGCCAGACTTTGATTCGCTGATCGAACTAATCACGACAACCGTCGAGCCAGACTCGTGGGAAGAATTGGGTGGACCAGGTTCGGTCGCCCCGTTTGCTACGAACCTGAGCTTGGTGGTGAGCCAGACTCAAGAAGTTCACGATCGCTTGGCCGACTTGTTGGAACAGTTGCGTCGTCTGCAAGACTTGCAGGTGACCATCGAAGTTCGCTTCATCACGCTGAACGATAACTTCTTTGAACGTATCGGTGTCGACTTCGACTTCGATATCGCTGACAACACTGACGGTAACCTCTCGGGAAGCCCGAGCGTTACGGTCGGTTGGGATGGGCAAACCACGACGCCTGACTTGGACTTGCAGTTCATGCAGCAGACGTTTGGGAATTCGATTCCTGCGATCGGTGGTTTAACCGGTTCGGCAGGGGCGACCTTTGGGTTCGCAATGCTGTCCGACATCGAAACGTACTTCTTTGTCAACGCCGCCCAAGGTGACTTGCGATCGAACGTGATGCAGGCTCCGAAGGTGACCTTGTTCAACGGTCAAACGGCCTTCGTGTCGGATACCACGCAAACTCCGTTTGTGACGAGTGTGGTCCCGGTGGTGGGTGACTTTGCCGCAGCTCAACAGCCGGTGATCGTGGTGCTTAACGAAGGTACCTCGCTCAGCGTGCAGGCAGTTGTTTCCCCTGATCGTCGCTTTGTCCGCTTGACCCTGGTACCGTTCTTCAGCCGCATCGGCGACGTGCAAGAGTTCACTTTCGAGGGCTCAAGCACCACGCGTTCCGATTCAACGGTTGAAAACCCAGATTCGGCCGACGGTGGTACGAAAACCGACAACACGGAAGACGTGAATACTGGTACCACGATTCAGTTGCCTCAGTTCTCCTTCGTTACCGTGAGCACGACTGTTAGCGTGCCAGACGGTGGTACGGTGCTGCTGGGTGGTATTAAGCGTCTGAGCGAGGAACGCCGCGAGCGAGGTATTCCAGTGTTCAGCAAGCTGCCTTACATCAACCGATTGTTCCGCAACGTGGGTATCGGTCGCGAAACCCAGAGCCTCATGATGATGGTTACGCCTCGTATCATTATCCAAGAGGAAGAGGAAGCTCGCCTTGGCTTCACTCCGTAA